From the Chloroflexia bacterium SDU3-3 genome, the window GCGATGGCGGCCTGGTCGGCCACGCGCCCCAGCAGCCGCATGTCGTCGGCGCTGAAGCCGCCGGGCTTGTTCAGCACATCCAGCGCGCCGATGGCGTCGTCGCGCAGGCGCAGCGGGGCCACCAGCAGCGATGTGACCGGCGCGCCAGGGATGGCCAGCCCCAGCTCGCGGATGGGCTGGTTGAGGAACTGCGGCGCGCCCTGGCGCAGCACCTCGCCGGTGATCGAGCCGCCGATCTGGATGCGCTCGTGGGCGGCGGCGCAGCCCTGGCTGTGCGCTACCTGCAGCCACATCTCGTCCTCGCGCAGCAGGATGGCGCTGGCCGCCGCGCCGGTGAGCCTGCATGCCTCGGCGCACACCACATCCAGCACCTCGGACAGGCTGTTCTTGGCCAGCAGCGCGGCGGTCACGCGCTGGAGGCTGCGGCTCTCGGCCAGCTGGCGCTGGGTCTTCTCGTACAGGCGGGCGTTCTCCACCGCCAGCGCGCCCGAGGTGGCGATGCCCCAGGCCAGCGTCACCTCGTCGTCGCTGAAGGCCCGCCGCTCGCCCGAGGTGGCGGCGATGGCCACGCCCAGCGTGCGCTCGCTGGCGGCGATGGGCAGCACCAGCACCGAGGCCACGCCCAGCGCCTGCGCCAGCCCCTTGTCGATCCGCGCGTCGTGCTGGGCGTCGGCGGAGACCACCGGCTGCTGCAGCTGGATGGCGCTCTGGATGAGCTGGTTGCTCGGGAGGTCGATCGGCATGCGCAGGAAGGTCTTCAGGCGCGATGGGTTCGCGCCGATGGTCGGGAAGCGCGGCTCCAGCCGCTGGCCCTCATCCTCCAGCAGATAGATGCCGCAGTCGTAGACGCCGATCGCCTCGGCGATCTTGTTGGCGATCCTGGCCAGCACCTCGTCGAGCTGCAGCGAGCTGGCCGCCGTCTGCGTGGCATCCAGGATGAGCGCGGTGCGCTGCTGCTGCTGGCGCAGGTCGTAGGCCGCCGCCTCGGCGTGGTGCGTGGTGAAGCGCCCGATCGCCCAGTGGATGTGCGAGTCGAAGCGGGCGATCGCCGCCTCGGCGTCCTCGGCGCTGGGGCCGGTGGCGCTCATCAGCACCGGCAGCGCCGCTGTCTTGGCCAGCAGCAGCGCCTCCACCACCTCGCCGCTGTCGTAGCCGGGCCGCAGCCGCCACATGCACACATCGCTGATATAGTCGTCGAGGATCTGCAGCGAGCCGGTGGCGAGCGCATCGATCAGCGCGGCCAGCCCCTGCTGGGCGATCTCAAGCATGCTCTGCTGGGGCATCAGCGCCTCAAGGCCGCCGGTGCGCTGCTGGATGAGCGCGGCCCAGGCGTGGGAAAGCTCATGCTGGTGCTGCTCAAGCAGCGCGGCCAGGCTGTGCGAGGGGGTGAGCGTAGAAGCCATAGGTGGCCGGTTCTCCTGTGGGCCTGGATGGTGGGCCTAGCGCCAGTATAGCACGGGGGCACGGCGACGGCGCGCGGCTGGTGTTTTCACCACCAAGACGCCAAGGCACCAAGGATGAAAGGGGGCAACCACCACGAAGGCGTGAAGCGGAGATGGCGAGCGATCTCGTAGGGGGCGTGCCGCGCTGGGGCGCATGTCGGCCATGGCCCCGGCGTTGCCCGTTCGCGCCAGCACATTGCTTTTGGCGCACGCAGCGGCACGGGCTGGCGCTAGGGCTGCTGCTCGCGCACCATGATATGGCCGGTGGCCGCGAACTGCTCGTTGCCCGTAAGCCTGCCCTGCCTTGTCTCGCGGATGGTAAATCCCTCGCCCTGGTAGAGCCGGATGGCGGCGATGTTGCCCGCCAGCACCTCTACGGTGGCCGCGCCGCCGCAGCGGCTGATCGCGTGGCGCAGCAGCTTGCGACCAATGCCCTGGCGGTAGCGGGCCCGGTCGACATACAGCCAGGAGATCTCATCATCGCTGACCGCCACAAAGCCCACCACATTGCCACCATCATCGGCCACCCACACCTCGCCATCGAACAGGCCCTCGGTCTGGGCGGTCTGCTCAAGCGTGAGGAAGGCGGCCAGATCGACCGAGCCGCGCAGCTCATCGAGGCGAGCGCGGTCGTGGATGGCGCAGAGGCGCGGCCAGTCGGATTCCTGGTAGGGGCGTAGCTCGATCGCCATGGGTCAGCCTTTCATCTGAATCTGAAAGAGGGCGCGCTCGGTAGCGAACCGAGGGCACCATCGGCATACCGGCCAGCGCGCTGGCGGCGGCGCTACTGACCAAGCTGCTTGAAATGCAGCATGAACTTCAGCGCCCGCGAGCCATGATCGGCCATTGTGCTGCTGTCGAAGGCCTCGCTCATAAAGTCGACGAAGCCGTCGGGCGCATCGCTATCGCTCAGCCGCTTGAAGCCCATCGACCACTCGCCAAAGCTGCGCTTGAGGATCGGCGACTCATCCAGCATGACCACATGCTGGTGCCGCGGGTCGGCGAGGACGCGGGCGTAGACGCGGCGCACCGCTTCCTCCTCGCCCTCAAGGATCTGCATAAAGTCGCCGTCGCGGTAGAGCAGCAGGCCGGTGAGCCCAAGCGCGTGATTGTTGCGGCGGCTCACCGCAAGCAGGCTGTCAAGCTCGGCATCCCCAAACGGCTCGACGGAACAGCTGATGTAGATGATACGGATCATGACGCTCCTCTTTTTAATCCCTAGCGAACTATAGCTATTTTCCTGCCACGGGTGCCCGATAGTGGTACGTAGAGCCTAAAGTTGGGATGTCAGCAGGCCGCCATCAGCGCACGGGGCGCATCGGCGCGCTGGCCGTGCGGGGGCGAGCTGCACGATGGAGACAAAACCCGCCGGATCTGGCGTTCTATAGGATGCCCGATCTCTTTCCGCCATAGCCCGCCGCACGAGCACAACTGCCGCTGTGCCAGCGATGCAGGATCTGCTCAAGGAGAGCACCGCCATGACCCCTCTGTGGCACCCCGATATTGTCCAGAAGCTGCTCTTTGCGCCACACCTGCTGCTATCGGCTGCGCCGTGGCGGCAGTGGGTCGAGGCTCATGGCGGCATTGGGCGCGCCTATCATTTTCTGCAGGGGCTGCCGCTGAAGGAGTCGCTGCGCGAGGTGCTTGCTGTGATCATCGCTCACCCCGGCGCATCGGTCACAGTCTACCACACGCAGCTTGGCCTGGAGCGGAGCGCCTACCACTATCGGCGCAAGCAGCTGATCGCCACCCTGACCGATCTGCTGAACAGCGAGGCCCCGCTGGCCCAGGGCGAGCCGCAGCTGCCCGCGCGCCGCACCGCGCTGCCGCGCCCAGCCGCGCTGGCCCTGATCGGGCGCGAGGCCGAGCTGCGCGAGCTGATCGAGCTGGCCCAGCAGCCGCACATCCGCCTGATCACGCTGCTGGGCGCGGGCGGCACCGGCAAGACCCGGCTGGCCATCCAGCTGGCCCAGCTGCTCGCGCCGCAATACACCGATGGCCACGTATTCATCCCGCTGGGCGACATCACCGACCCCGACCTGGTGCCGTCGACGGTGGCCCGCCACCTGGGCCTGAAGGATGCGGCGGATCGCAGCGCGCTCGACACGCTGGGCGCGCACCTCGCCGACCGCCAGATGCTGATCGTGCTGGATAATTTCGAGCATGTGCTCGGCCAGGCGTGCTTGCTAGCCCAGCTCGCAGACCTGGCCCGCTCCTGCACGCTGCTGGTGACCAGCCGCCGCGCGCTCAACATCTATGGCGAGCAGCGCTACTACGTGCCGCCGCTGGCGGTGCCGCCCGACGATGGCCCGATCAGCCCGGCGGCGGCCATGCGCTACGATGCGGTGCGGCTGTTCGCCGCCCGGGTGCGCCAGTTCCAGCCGCACTGGGAGCTTGCCCCAGCGACGGTGCCGCTGGTGGCAGCCATCTGCCGCCAGCTCGACGGGCTGCCGCTGGCGCTTGAGCTGGCGGCGGCGCGCGCCGCGGGCATGCCGCTGGCCACGCTGCGCGCGCGGCTCGGCGCGCGCTTCCAGATGCTCACCAACGGGCCTGTCGACCTGCCCGAGCGCCAGCGCACGCTGCTGGCCACCCTCGACTGGAGCTACGACCTGCTGCCCGCCGATGCGCAGGCGCTGCTCGCCGCGCTGGGCGTCTTTGTCAGCGGCTGGGATCTGGATGCCGCCGAGGCGATCTGCGCGGGCGCGGCGGGGCAGATCCTGGATGCGCTCGATGTGCTGGTGCAGAGCAGCATGGTGGTGCTGCGCCCCACATCAGGCGATGGCGAGCGCTTCCAGATGCTCGAAACCATCCGCGCCTACGCGGCAGAGCTCCTGCAGGCCAGCCCCGACCACGCGCCGCTGCGCGAGCGCCACGCCAGCTACTACCTAGCGCTGGCCGAGCGGCTCGAAGGGCAGATCAACGGCCCCGATCAGCTGGGCACACTAGAGCAGATCGCCGCCGACTACCCCAACATGCGCGCCGCCCTGCAGTGGGCGCTCGACCACGGGCGGCGGGTGCTGGCCGAGCGCTTCTGCGGGGCGCTCGGGCGCTTCTGGCTGATGCGCGGCATGTTGCACGAGGGCCGCATGTGGGTCGGCCTGGCCTGGCAGTGCCAGGGGCCATGCGAGCCGCTGAGCCACGCCAAGTCGCTCTGGGCGGCGGCCATCCTGGCCTACGATCAGGGCGATGAGGCCCAGTCGATCAGCTTCAGCCAGCAGGCGCTGGAGCTCTACCGGGCGGGCGGCGATCAGGCCGGCATGGCCATGTCGCTCATGGCCATGGGTGCGGTGGTGATGATGCGCGGCGAGTACGAGCGCGCCGCCGAGGCGCTGACCGAGGCGCTGGCGCTGTACCGCCAGCTGGGCGACACGCGCAATATCGGCGCGACGCTGCACAACCTGGGGGCCACCGCAGGCGAGCAGGGCGATTTCGCCCAGGCCGAGATCTACTACGCCGAGTGCCTGCGCATCCACCGGCAGTCAAACGACGCATGGAGCCTGGCCCACGGCCTGATCAACTACGCGATGAGCCAGCATCACCAGGGCATGGTCACCGCCGCGACGCGGGCGATCTTCGCCGAGGGCCTGGGCCTGATGCGCCAGCTGAAGGACACCTACGGCATCGCCCGCGCCTACTTCCAGCTTGGGCTGCTGGCCTGCGACGATGGCCAGTTCGATCAGTCCTACGCCTACCTGCGCGACTCGCTGCAGCTGCAGCAGCAGATCGGCGACAAGCGCGGGATGATCAATAGCATCGAGGGCCTGGCCCGGCTCTGCATGGCCCAGGGGCGCTTTGTGTCGGTGGCGCGGCTGCTGGGGCTGGCGCTGGCGCTGCGCGGCGCGGTGGGCGTCCCGGCCTCGCCGGTGATGCGGCGCATGGCCTGCAAGACCCGGCTGGGCAGCCGCCAGCATGTCGCGCCGCAGCTGTGGGATCAGGCCTGGGGCGAGCTGCAGCACCTCTCGCTCGATCAGGGCGCGGCGCTGGCGCTGCGCTGCGCCCAGCCCGACCCGGCATGGCTGGCCCGCTTCCCCGCCCACTATCACGAGCGGCTCCTGCTCGGCATGGGCTAGCGACACCAAGGCGGCTGGGGTTGCCCCCAGCCGCCTTGGTGCCGTCCGTCGATCACGCTAGCACACCGTCGGGTCGCAGGCCAAATCGCCATCGATGGTGATCGGTATCTGCACCGGGCCGCCCAGCTGCGCCCCATGCGGCAAGAACAGGCCGAGCGTGAAATCCTCATCCAGCTCAATCGCCTTGTCGGTCAGCAGGTTGATCTCGATGTACTTTCGCGTCTCGCCGGGCGCAAAGCTGATCGTGCCCTTGAGCGCTTTGAAATCGACATCTTCGACCGCGCTGCCGCTGCTGCTGAAGTAGCTCACCTTCACCAGCTGGCTGGATGGCGCGCTCAGCTCGACCGCGACCAGCAGCGTGGTGCCCTCGGCGCCGTGGTAGTGGGCAGGGGTGAAGCGGATCGTATCGTTTGGCAGGATGGCGACCTTGGCCTCGGACGGCGGGCTGACGCTGCTGCCGCCGGTGGCGGTCAGCTGGACCGTGAACAGCTCCTCGCCCTCCTGGATGGCATCTTCGTTGATCGGGATGCTGAGCTCCTGGGTCTGCTGGCCAGGCGCGAAGCTGATCGTCCCCGCCACACCCGCCGGGAAATCTGCGCCCGCCGTGGCGCTGCCGCCCACCGCCGTATAGCCAAAGCTGAGCTGCTGCTGGCTGGGCTGGCTCAGCTCCACGGTCAGCTGCACGCTGCCCGCGCCCTCGTGCACCTCGTAGCGGGCCGCGCTAAAATGGGCGCTGGTATCGTCATCATGGATCACCACCTTCGTGGTTGTCTGCAAATCCAGATCGACCTGCGGGTTACCGATCAGCGCCAGCTGGAATTGCTCGCTTGGCTCGTACTGGCTGTCGTTGATCAGCGGCACGCGCAGATTGGCCGAGTGCTGGGTGTGGCTGAAGGTGATGCTGCCGGTGGTAGCTTGGTAGTCGCTGCCCGCCTGGGCGGTCTCATCCTGGGTGGTGTAGCTGATCACCGCCGTCTCGCCGGGTTCCATGGTGCCGATCTGCCGGATGGCCACGTCAACATAGCCTATATTCTCATACACATAGTAGGCTGGCGCGCCAACCATAAACTGGGCCTTCGCAGAGATGTAGATGACCGCCATCTCTACCGGCCCGATCGTTGCGCCATCGGCGTTGTAGAGCGAGAAAGAGAGGCTCTCCTGAACCTCGGTCTTGGTATCGTTGAGGATAGCGATGTGCACCAGCTTCTCGACCTCGCCAGGGGCGAAGGTGACGCTGCTGTCGACGGCGATGTAGTCCTCTCCCGCGCGGGCGTTGGCATCCCCCGTTCGGTAGTAGGCGGTCACCGGCTCGGCGGCGGGCTGGCTCAGCCGCACCGGCACCACGATCTCGCCCGCCCACTCCTTCACGTTGAAAAATGGCTGGGAGATCGAGACGCTGCTATTGCCGATCGCAAGATCCCCCAGGTAGTAGCTGCCATCGCTCTGCTTGCCTCCAATCGCAAGGTTTAGCGGCACCTGATAGGGCGCGGGAGCCGCCACCTGGACGTGCAGCGCATAGGTACCGGCGGGCAGCGTGGCCGGTAGGTCAAATGCATCGGTTGTGGTCACCGGGCCGGTGGCCGCCTCAAGCACACTGCCGAGCTGGAACGCCGACTCGCCCTGCCAT encodes:
- a CDS encoding GAF domain-containing sensor histidine kinase, yielding MASTLTPSHSLAALLEQHQHELSHAWAALIQQRTGGLEALMPQQSMLEIAQQGLAALIDALATGSLQILDDYISDVCMWRLRPGYDSGEVVEALLLAKTAALPVLMSATGPSAEDAEAAIARFDSHIHWAIGRFTTHHAEAAAYDLRQQQQRTALILDATQTAASSLQLDEVLARIANKIAEAIGVYDCGIYLLEDEGQRLEPRFPTIGANPSRLKTFLRMPIDLPSNQLIQSAIQLQQPVVSADAQHDARIDKGLAQALGVASVLVLPIAASERTLGVAIAATSGERRAFSDDEVTLAWGIATSGALAVENARLYEKTQRQLAESRSLQRVTAALLAKNSLSEVLDVVCAEACRLTGAAASAILLREDEMWLQVAHSQGCAAAHERIQIGGSITGEVLRQGAPQFLNQPIRELGLAIPGAPVTSLLVAPLRLRDDAIGALDVLNKPGGFSADDMRLLGRVADQAAIAIQNTRLQQQVEQLAIVAERQRLARDLHDSVAQALYSLALYTEAASGALADGEHAVVQEHLAEVGTIAREALGEMRLLIFNLRSPKLDTEGLVAALQGRLDAVEARTALRADLLAEGEDTLPPAVRHELYSIVQEALNNILKHARASHVAVRLRFGPTTRLEISDDGAGFSPVEKANSGLGLRGMRERAARLGGSIDIESAPGQGTCIRVEVHP
- a CDS encoding GNAT family N-acetyltransferase; this encodes MAIELRPYQESDWPRLCAIHDRARLDELRGSVDLAAFLTLEQTAQTEGLFDGEVWVADDGGNVVGFVAVSDDEISWLYVDRARYRQGIGRKLLRHAISRCGGAATVEVLAGNIAAIRLYQGEGFTIRETRQGRLTGNEQFAATGHIMVREQQP
- a CDS encoding BLUF domain-containing protein; translation: MIRIIYISCSVEPFGDAELDSLLAVSRRNNHALGLTGLLLYRDGDFMQILEGEEEAVRRVYARVLADPRHQHVVMLDESPILKRSFGEWSMGFKRLSDSDAPDGFVDFMSEAFDSSTMADHGSRALKFMLHFKQLGQ
- a CDS encoding tetratricopeptide repeat protein, translated to MTPLWHPDIVQKLLFAPHLLLSAAPWRQWVEAHGGIGRAYHFLQGLPLKESLREVLAVIIAHPGASVTVYHTQLGLERSAYHYRRKQLIATLTDLLNSEAPLAQGEPQLPARRTALPRPAALALIGREAELRELIELAQQPHIRLITLLGAGGTGKTRLAIQLAQLLAPQYTDGHVFIPLGDITDPDLVPSTVARHLGLKDAADRSALDTLGAHLADRQMLIVLDNFEHVLGQACLLAQLADLARSCTLLVTSRRALNIYGEQRYYVPPLAVPPDDGPISPAAAMRYDAVRLFAARVRQFQPHWELAPATVPLVAAICRQLDGLPLALELAAARAAGMPLATLRARLGARFQMLTNGPVDLPERQRTLLATLDWSYDLLPADAQALLAALGVFVSGWDLDAAEAICAGAAGQILDALDVLVQSSMVVLRPTSGDGERFQMLETIRAYAAELLQASPDHAPLRERHASYYLALAERLEGQINGPDQLGTLEQIAADYPNMRAALQWALDHGRRVLAERFCGALGRFWLMRGMLHEGRMWVGLAWQCQGPCEPLSHAKSLWAAAILAYDQGDEAQSISFSQQALELYRAGGDQAGMAMSLMAMGAVVMMRGEYERAAEALTEALALYRQLGDTRNIGATLHNLGATAGEQGDFAQAEIYYAECLRIHRQSNDAWSLAHGLINYAMSQHHQGMVTAATRAIFAEGLGLMRQLKDTYGIARAYFQLGLLACDDGQFDQSYAYLRDSLQLQQQIGDKRGMINSIEGLARLCMAQGRFVSVARLLGLALALRGAVGVPASPVMRRMACKTRLGSRQHVAPQLWDQAWGELQHLSLDQGAALALRCAQPDPAWLARFPAHYHERLLLGMG